From a single bacterium genomic region:
- a CDS encoding DUF262 domain-containing protein gives MEHEFEDKKDAPDVDGLDEPANLELGEDYPLDSVFVRNSQMSVSDVMKRIKDGRWIMDPDFQRDFVWEPARQSRLIESCIMRIPLPVFYLAEAKDGKIIVVDGLQRLSTFFRYTNNDFKLTGLGKGQGESKKNNPLLGQKYNDLSVQLRERIDDTQLTLYILERNAPPRAKLDIFDRVNSGVPLSRQQMRNSLYSGKATIWLREVANGDIFRNATGGSLNKKSMRDREAINRFCGFYLLFEKYKGDMDTFLADTLEHMNQMNDEALASLKEKFENSMKNNFLLFGQHAFRKSLLSDEQGKDRAVINIALFDVCSVLFADVSQESAEENKDNILEKFDDLIIDDDFSKSITLATNDVRNVQHRFDKVRSVVNELELREPDQC, from the coding sequence ATGGAACATGAATTTGAAGATAAGAAAGATGCACCAGACGTAGATGGGCTGGATGAGCCTGCCAATCTTGAGTTAGGAGAAGATTATCCGCTTGATTCTGTATTTGTACGGAATTCGCAGATGTCCGTATCTGACGTAATGAAACGCATAAAGGATGGGCGATGGATCATGGACCCGGATTTCCAAAGAGATTTTGTTTGGGAACCGGCAAGGCAATCCAGATTAATTGAATCTTGCATTATGAGGATACCTCTCCCCGTTTTTTACTTAGCCGAGGCAAAAGACGGTAAGATTATCGTAGTAGATGGGCTTCAGAGGCTTTCAACTTTTTTCCGCTACACTAATAATGATTTCAAGCTTACAGGGCTAGGAAAAGGTCAAGGCGAAAGCAAGAAGAATAACCCTCTGCTTGGTCAAAAATATAATGATCTTTCCGTACAACTTAGAGAGCGCATCGATGACACACAGCTTACGCTTTATATTTTAGAGCGTAACGCGCCTCCTAGGGCAAAACTGGATATTTTTGACAGAGTAAACAGCGGCGTTCCTCTATCAAGACAGCAAATGAGGAATTCCCTATATTCGGGCAAGGCCACGATATGGCTAAGGGAAGTCGCAAACGGAGACATTTTCCGCAATGCCACCGGTGGTAGCTTAAACAAGAAATCAATGCGTGATCGGGAGGCTATTAATCGATTTTGTGGGTTTTATCTTCTATTCGAAAAATACAAAGGGGATATGGACACCTTTCTTGCAGACACCTTGGAACACATGAACCAAATGAATGATGAGGCATTGGCTTCTCTTAAAGAAAAATTTGAGAATTCAATGAAAAATAACTTTCTTCTGTTCGGACAACACGCATTTAGAAAATCACTGCTTTCAGATGAACAAGGAAAAGATCGCGCCGTAATTAACATCGCGCTCTTTGATGTGTGCTCCGTTTTGTTTGCTGATGTTTCTCAAGAATCAGCGGAAGAAAACAAAGATAATATTCTTGAAAAATTTGATGATCTTATAATCGATGATGACTTCTCCAAGTCCATCACCCTTGCCACGAATGATGTCAGGAACGTGCAGCATCGTTTTGATAAGGTTCGGTCAGTTGTTAATGAATTAGAACTTCGTGAGCCTGACCAATGCTAA
- a CDS encoding helix-turn-helix domain-containing protein — protein sequence MTIRELASYLKMAEKTLYRLASEGRVPGFKVGNAWRFRKSEVDKWIKHQENRSY from the coding sequence ATGACGATACGTGAACTTGCAAGCTATCTTAAGATGGCTGAAAAGACACTTTATAGACTTGCTTCTGAAGGGCGGGTTCCGGGATTTAAAGTTGGCAATGCCTGGCGCTTCCGTAAGAGCGAGGTTGATAAGTGGATTAAGCATCAAGAAAACAGAAGTTATTAA
- a CDS encoding relaxase/mobilization nuclease domain-containing protein — MDARHNYQSISITGGPGVILKGSQRSGAKQLAIHLLREDENEHVEIHEVRGFLSNTVQGAFQEMYAISQGTKCKQFMFSLSLNPPQTENVSIQKFENAIDAAEKKLGLDGHARIIVFHEKEGRRHAHCVWSRIEPERMKAVNMSFYKDKLCGLSKQLYLEHGWKLPRGLLNSKERNPLNFTLAEWQRAKRTGDDPRIIKATLQECWKISDNKQSFTKALEERGYYLAQGDRRGYVAVDYRGEVYSLSRETGIKTKELASRLGDSTELPTVAHIAEQLSQRMTQTLDQHATQVLENARREAVPYMKQRLEMVQKHKQERQAVQEFQEKRWHQETKDRAARLPRGLRGVWQRITGSYQQIREKNERETALCAKRDREQKQTLIESQLKERRTLQQKIVQIRQKQQQDRQFLRQHVAHYMRLGQNLSPDSKLGREIAGNQRIRKQLPDSKRDKVRSIEH; from the coding sequence ATGGATGCGCGGCACAATTATCAAAGCATTAGCATTACAGGAGGGCCAGGAGTGATTTTAAAAGGATCACAGCGCAGCGGGGCAAAGCAGCTTGCCATTCACTTGCTACGGGAAGATGAAAACGAGCATGTGGAAATCCATGAAGTAAGAGGCTTCCTCTCCAATACCGTCCAGGGTGCATTCCAGGAAATGTATGCCATCAGCCAAGGTACTAAATGCAAACAGTTTATGTTCTCTTTGAGCCTTAACCCTCCTCAAACTGAAAATGTCTCTATCCAGAAATTTGAGAATGCGATTGATGCGGCTGAAAAGAAGCTGGGCCTGGATGGTCATGCCAGGATTATCGTGTTTCACGAAAAGGAAGGCCGGAGACACGCGCATTGCGTCTGGTCACGCATTGAACCGGAACGCATGAAAGCCGTGAATATGTCCTTTTACAAGGATAAGCTATGCGGCCTATCAAAACAGCTTTACCTAGAACACGGCTGGAAACTGCCGCGCGGACTGCTGAATAGCAAAGAGCGTAATCCCCTCAATTTCACTTTGGCGGAATGGCAACGGGCGAAGCGCACGGGTGATGATCCCAGAATTATCAAAGCCACATTGCAGGAATGCTGGAAAATTTCCGATAACAAGCAATCCTTCACAAAGGCGCTGGAAGAACGCGGCTATTATCTCGCGCAGGGTGATCGGCGTGGGTATGTCGCGGTAGATTACCGGGGTGAAGTGTATTCACTCAGCCGGGAAACGGGAATTAAAACCAAAGAGCTTGCATCACGCCTGGGTGATAGCACGGAATTGCCTACGGTCGCGCATATCGCCGAGCAATTAAGCCAGCGCATGACGCAAACGCTAGACCAACACGCAACACAAGTGCTGGAAAATGCCCGCCGAGAAGCTGTCCCTTACATGAAGCAACGCCTCGAAATGGTGCAGAAGCACAAGCAAGAGCGCCAAGCCGTGCAGGAATTTCAGGAGAAGCGCTGGCACCAGGAAACAAAAGATCGTGCTGCAAGGCTTCCTCGTGGCTTGCGTGGTGTCTGGCAACGCATTACTGGAAGCTATCAGCAAATCCGCGAAAAGAACGAACGCGAAACCGCCCTATGCGCCAAGCGTGACCGTGAACAAAAGCAAACTCTAATAGAGAGCCAGCTTAAGGAACGCCGCACCTTACAGCAGAAGATCGTCCAGATCAGGCAGAAACAGCAGCAGGACCGGCAATTCCTACGGCAACATGTTGCGCATTATATGCGGCTGGGGCAGAACCTATCCCCAGACTCCAAATTAGGCCGAGAAATTGCTGGAAACCAGCGAATACGAAAGCAATTGCCTGATTCAAAACGCGACAAAGTCCGCAGCATAGAACATTGA
- the mobC gene encoding plasmid mobilization relaxosome protein MobC gives MSQKPKYPPPFSLRLTFEERAALQAEAGNVPLGAYIRSKVLSSPSKRRKTRAKRQPVKDNKLLAALLAELGKSHIAGNLNQLAKAVNSGSLPVTPETESAIHQAYEHVLWMRGTIIKALALQEGQE, from the coding sequence ATGTCCCAGAAACCCAAATATCCCCCACCATTTTCACTCCGCCTGACTTTTGAAGAACGAGCAGCATTACAGGCAGAGGCTGGGAATGTTCCCTTGGGTGCTTATATTCGTTCAAAGGTACTGTCCTCCCCCAGCAAGCGCAGAAAAACGCGGGCAAAGCGTCAGCCTGTTAAAGATAACAAGCTTCTTGCTGCGTTATTGGCTGAATTGGGCAAGTCCCATATCGCTGGAAATCTGAACCAACTCGCAAAGGCGGTCAATTCTGGTTCATTGCCGGTTACGCCTGAAACCGAAAGCGCCATCCATCAAGCCTATGAGCATGTCTTATGGATGCGCGGCACAATTATCAAAGCATTAGCATTACAGGAGGGCCAGGAGTGA